Part of the Deltaproteobacteria bacterium PRO3 genome, AAAGCTGGTTCGCACGAAAATTTAGGGTCTTCCTTCGTCAGCCCCTAAATTTTGTGCTCTCTCAGCTTTTTTTCCGCTCCTACGCCCTCCCTCCTGCCTAATGCTTCGAGGAAAGGGCATCCCCCCGCTCCCAGGCCTCGTGCTTATGCGGTCAAGTTTCCAAAGCGCCTCTCGTTTCGAGAAACAATCCGCAAAGATGTCCTAGGACTTGTTTGTCGCAGGAAAGCCGCCGGTATCCCAAGCATAATAATTAACCTCTCGCATGGCACGAGGCCGAGAAGAGAAGAGGAGGGGCCCCCCTCGAAGTATTTAGGCAGGAGGGAGGCCGCACGAACGGCAAAAAAGTCGAGAGAGCATGAAAGTTAGAGGCTGACGAAGGAAGACTCTAACTTTCCATGCGAACCGACTTTTTTGTCGTGAGTAGGCCGACCGGGCCGTTACTTCGAGGGGGGCCCCTCCTCTTCTCTTCTCGGCCGGAGCATCGAAACGAGCACTAACGTTGCAAAAACTTTGCTTCGGGGAAGGGGTATTCTCCCGCTCCCAGGCCGGAGCATCGAAACGAGCGCTAACGTTGAAAAAATCTCTAGTGCCCCGCAGCGGCGCTTGCCTGCACCTGCGGCGCCTTCGCGATCACTTCCTGCAACGCCTTGAACAGCTCGTCGCTGGTGCGGCGGAAGATCGGCAGGCTTTCGACGTGCTTGTAGAGGATGGTCCCGTCCTGGTTGAGCAGGAAGAGGGCCCGCTTCGGCATGCCCATGATGCTCATCACCTTGTAGGCCTTGGTCACGCGGCCGTCGTAGTCGTTGAGCAGAGGGAAGGGAAAATGATACTTCTCGGCGAACTTCTTGTTGGAGTGCTCGTCGGGGTGGGAGATGCTGATCCCGTAGATCTGGACGCCCAGCTTCTCGAAGCCGGCGTAGTGGTCGCGGTAGTCGCAGAGCTGGGCCGTGCAGACCGGGGTGTCGTCGCCGGGATAAAACACCAGCAAGACCTTGCCCTTCGCGAGCAGCTTTTTCAGCTCGAGGCGCTCTTGGTTTTGGTCCAGCAAGTTGAAGTCGGGCGCTTTGTCACCTACTGCGGGCATGGTCCACCTCTCGTCGGAATGAAAAATTTGACGGGTATATAATCGGAGCGGTTTTTTTTGACAACCTCTTTTCTCCGGGAGCGATAAGAAAAACATCTAGAATTTTCAATAGTTATAAGAATATTTTTCCCTGGCTATGACCCCTGTTCCGACCGGGCTCCCCGGAGCATTCCATCGCCGCCGCCTCCCTTCCCTCGAAGCCGCGCCTTCGCCCTTGTCGCTCGCGCTGCAAAATTGGCTCGAGGCCGCTCCGACCGGGCTTGCCGAAGCGGAACTTCGCGAGGCCCAAGCCCTGCTCGCCGAGAGCGACCCCGGCTTGCTCGCCGCGGGCCTGGCTTCCTTGGCCGGACGTTTGGAGAGATCCGGAGACGCGGCCCGAATTTCCTTCGCCCTGCAACTCTATCAAATCGCCGCCGGACACGCAGGTACCGAAGGCAGGCTCGCCCACGAACGCCTCGCGGTCTTGCAAGGCGGCGGCACGACGGGCGCCCGCGCCGAATTCCTGCTGCGCGGCCTCGCCCGGCAGGCCTCCGATCCCGCGCTGCTCTTCGGCATGGGACTCGCCTCCGGCGTCTTTTCGCTGACGCGGGCGATGACCCTGTCGCGTCTTTTGGCCGCGCCGATTACGTCAGCCCTGACGCGCGGCTTCGGGGC contains:
- a CDS encoding peroxiredoxin, coding for MFFLSLPEKRGCQKKPLRLYTRQIFHSDERWTMPAVGDKAPDFNLLDQNQERLELKKLLAKGKVLLVFYPGDDTPVCTAQLCDYRDHYAGFEKLGVQIYGISISHPDEHSNKKFAEKYHFPFPLLNDYDGRVTKAYKVMSIMGMPKRALFLLNQDGTILYKHVESLPIFRRTSDELFKALQEVIAKAPQVQASAAAGH